In Ancylothrix sp. D3o, the following proteins share a genomic window:
- a CDS encoding TldD/PmbA family protein, with amino-acid sequence MIQQEVLPEELLELAAKSGAEAAEVFQSKSLSRPVFFEANRLKQLESAEAEGTALRLWHNGRPGLAVAYGPVAAQDLVNRAISLSHLNEPETIELNHAYECRYPDIGEGVAVQTLVNWGKEAISLVREKYPEVLCTAEWDCEIESTRLVNSLGLDCSHSDTTLSCFLSAEWVRGEDFLSVGDGQTERGNLEPATIAQNIIERLNWAKNNVNSPTGKVPVLFTAKAADMLWGTVTAALNGKMVIEKASPWSDRLGEAMISEKITLSQQPDSGPYSCPFDDEGTQTRNLVFIKNGVLQLFYADRSTGKLLGSGTTGNGFRPGLGSYPTPGLFNIVIEPGTGSLADLIAQMDEGIIVDQMLGGGAGISGEFSVNVDLGYRVKKGKIIGRVKDTMVAGNVYTALKQIVQLGGDGEWNGSCYTPSVIVEGLSVTGKT; translated from the coding sequence ATGATCCAGCAAGAGGTTTTACCAGAAGAGCTATTAGAATTAGCCGCTAAATCTGGGGCTGAAGCAGCCGAAGTTTTTCAGTCAAAATCTTTATCGCGTCCAGTATTTTTTGAAGCCAACCGGCTCAAACAACTCGAAAGTGCAGAAGCCGAAGGAACTGCCCTCCGATTGTGGCATAATGGACGCCCAGGATTAGCTGTGGCCTATGGGCCGGTGGCTGCTCAAGATTTAGTTAATCGAGCAATTTCTCTTTCACATCTCAACGAACCGGAAACCATAGAACTCAATCATGCCTATGAATGTCGCTATCCCGATATTGGCGAAGGGGTAGCGGTGCAAACGTTAGTTAATTGGGGAAAAGAAGCGATTTCTCTTGTGCGAGAAAAATACCCAGAAGTGCTTTGTACTGCTGAATGGGATTGTGAAATAGAAAGCACAAGATTGGTAAATTCTTTAGGCTTAGATTGCTCACATTCTGACACAACTTTGTCATGTTTTCTGTCAGCAGAATGGGTACGCGGAGAAGATTTTTTGAGTGTGGGTGATGGACAAACCGAACGCGGAAATCTTGAACCGGCTACTATTGCTCAAAACATTATTGAGCGCTTAAATTGGGCAAAAAATAATGTTAACTCCCCCACCGGCAAAGTGCCAGTGTTATTTACTGCCAAAGCCGCCGATATGCTTTGGGGAACGGTTACGGCAGCTTTAAATGGCAAAATGGTAATTGAAAAAGCTTCTCCTTGGAGTGACAGGTTAGGTGAGGCGATGATTTCTGAAAAAATTACGCTTTCTCAACAGCCAGATAGCGGCCCCTATAGTTGTCCCTTTGACGATGAAGGCACCCAAACTCGCAATTTAGTATTTATTAAAAACGGTGTCTTACAGTTATTTTACGCCGACCGCAGCACCGGCAAATTGTTGGGAAGTGGTACCACCGGCAACGGTTTTCGCCCTGGTTTAGGCAGCTATCCCACCCCCGGCTTATTTAACATAGTTATTGAACCGGGAACTGGAAGTTTAGCAGATTTAATTGCTCAAATGGATGAGGGAATTATTGTCGATCAAATGTTAGGAGGTGGGGCCGGTATTTCTGGAGAATTCTCTGTTAATGTCGATTTGGGTTATCGTGTCAAAAAAGGAAAAATTATCGGTCGAGTTAAAGACACAATGGTGGCCGGTAATGTTTATACGGCCTTAAAACAAATCGTTCAACTGGGAGGCGATGGCGAATGGAACGGATCTTGCTACACACCTTCTGTCATTGTTGAGGGATTATCTGTCACCGGCAAAACTTAA
- a CDS encoding chloride channel protein produces the protein MSYFSLIQNSLLKPKNSVRAIASQLLRPKRLAIFEACLIGLVCGLAGVVLKTGVGWLGGWRVYTSLILPGWLILPSIGILGGLLTGFLIERFAPETAGSGIPHVKASLSGIPLALNGRVAVVKLIGTIIAVGSGLTLGRQGPTVQIGASLAAWISHWVPTSPEYRRQLIACGAAAGLAAGFNAPIAGVLFVVEELLQDISGLTLGPAIIASFIGAVVSQLLGGQSLNLNLAESNISFSAEEIPFYILLGIFAGLLGSLFTSGIVIALKLNRRYLKMGLPLRIALAGLICGLAVAVLPVSFRNNTGLRESLVTGDGNWQTSLIAFIAHFFLTIIAAGSGAPGGLFAPSLVLGSALGHLVGIMEVNLLGAGLASTYALAGMGAFFCAVCRAPITAVVIVFEITTDFKLVLPLMISSVVAYLVAEKAEKGSLYDQILEGSGIQLKKEKPDNDILNTVKAADVMQRRVETLSAQMTLDEAIVAFSRSHHRGFPVLNEGKLVGIITQRDLANVSERSLSGETLISEVMTTQPLTVFPEDTLSEVLYRLNRYNLSRLPVTEGRRLVGIITRSDIIRAESDRLTNEEAQMGPHPEKSYVVYQTRAPSTGQGRLLVPLANPQTAPALLELACAVAFQKNYELECVQVMLVSRRGSPAEMPVRTAKSRRLLQMAERAGRRWKVPVHTQIRVAHDMPQAILETIKERHIDLILMGWKGSTKTPGRIFGAAVDTLIRQASCDVVLVKWGKKVTEKDNLESPNCNAQSPTLNRWLVPMAGGPNAQRAVQLLPALVAVSRKPEIRLCQVQQPSIGQPDITVLEQASKFLGRRLNVPVIQMPICSSSVADALIDLAQKNQCDVVVLGASREGMLQQTIKGNIPEEIARSCNCTVMLVRSAAA, from the coding sequence ATGAGTTACTTTTCACTCATTCAAAACTCACTATTGAAGCCGAAAAACTCAGTCAGGGCCATAGCATCTCAACTCTTGCGACCAAAACGCCTTGCTATTTTTGAAGCGTGTTTAATAGGTTTAGTCTGCGGACTGGCCGGTGTTGTACTCAAAACCGGCGTCGGATGGCTAGGGGGTTGGCGAGTCTACACCTCGTTGATCTTACCAGGGTGGTTGATACTCCCCAGCATCGGCATTTTAGGCGGCTTACTGACTGGCTTTCTGATCGAACGTTTTGCCCCAGAAACTGCCGGTAGCGGTATCCCCCACGTCAAAGCCTCACTTTCAGGCATTCCCCTGGCTTTAAATGGTCGTGTCGCCGTTGTAAAACTAATTGGTACGATCATCGCTGTTGGTAGTGGTCTTACCCTGGGCCGGCAAGGGCCAACCGTCCAGATCGGCGCTTCCCTAGCTGCTTGGATCAGCCATTGGGTGCCCACCTCCCCAGAGTACCGCCGCCAATTAATTGCTTGTGGCGCTGCTGCTGGGCTGGCTGCTGGCTTTAATGCACCCATTGCCGGTGTTTTATTTGTTGTCGAAGAATTATTACAAGACATCTCCGGTTTAACGCTTGGCCCGGCGATTATTGCCTCCTTTATTGGGGCCGTTGTTTCCCAATTATTAGGCGGTCAAAGTCTTAACTTAAATTTGGCCGAAAGCAACATCAGTTTTTCAGCAGAAGAAATACCTTTTTATATATTGTTAGGAATCTTTGCCGGCTTGCTTGGTTCCCTATTTACCAGCGGAATTGTTATCGCCTTGAAATTAAACCGCCGCTATCTAAAAATGGGATTACCTCTGCGGATTGCCTTGGCAGGTTTAATATGCGGTTTAGCTGTAGCTGTATTACCGGTCTCTTTTCGCAATAATACAGGATTGAGGGAGTCTTTAGTTACTGGTGATGGCAATTGGCAAACAAGTTTAATTGCTTTTATTGCTCATTTTTTCCTGACGATTATCGCCGCCGGTTCCGGTGCGCCTGGGGGCTTATTTGCGCCGTCTTTGGTGTTGGGGTCTGCCTTGGGGCATTTGGTGGGAATTATGGAGGTAAATTTGCTGGGTGCCGGTTTGGCTAGTACCTATGCTTTAGCCGGCATGGGAGCGTTTTTTTGTGCGGTTTGTCGTGCTCCTATTACGGCAGTTGTAATTGTTTTTGAAATTACAACGGATTTTAAATTAGTTTTGCCTTTAATGATTTCTTCGGTGGTGGCTTATTTGGTGGCAGAAAAGGCAGAAAAAGGCTCTCTTTATGACCAAATTTTAGAAGGTAGTGGCATTCAATTAAAAAAAGAAAAACCGGATAATGATATTTTAAATACCGTCAAGGCAGCCGATGTCATGCAGCGCCGTGTAGAAACCCTTTCTGCTCAAATGACCCTGGATGAGGCAATTGTGGCTTTTTCTCGTTCCCACCATCGCGGTTTTCCGGTATTAAATGAGGGAAAGTTGGTAGGAATCATCACCCAAAGAGATTTAGCTAATGTGAGTGAGCGCTCTCTGTCTGGTGAGACTTTAATAAGTGAGGTGATGACAACTCAACCGCTGACGGTGTTTCCAGAAGATACATTAAGTGAGGTATTGTATAGATTGAATCGTTATAATTTAAGCCGGCTGCCAGTGACGGAAGGACGACGTTTAGTAGGAATTATCACCCGTAGCGATATTATCCGAGCCGAGTCTGACCGGCTCACAAATGAAGAAGCACAAATGGGCCCCCATCCTGAAAAGTCGTATGTTGTATATCAAACACGGGCACCATCCACAGGACAAGGCCGGCTTTTGGTACCGCTGGCAAATCCACAAACAGCCCCTGCATTGCTAGAGTTAGCCTGTGCGGTAGCGTTTCAAAAAAATTATGAGTTGGAATGTGTGCAGGTGATGTTGGTGTCGCGCAGGGGTTCGCCTGCTGAAATGCCGGTGCGAACGGCAAAAAGTCGCCGTTTATTGCAAATGGCAGAACGTGCCGGCCGGCGTTGGAAAGTGCCGGTGCATACGCAGATAAGGGTTGCCCATGATATGCCCCAGGCAATTTTAGAAACCATAAAAGAGCGACACATCGATTTAATTTTAATGGGCTGGAAAGGCAGCACCAAAACCCCAGGACGAATCTTTGGCGCCGCAGTAGATACCTTAATACGTCAGGCTTCCTGTGATGTAGTTTTAGTGAAATGGGGTAAAAAAGTTACAGAAAAAGACAATCTTGAATCGCCAAACTGCAATGCTCAATCGCCAACCCTCAACCGCTGGTTAGTACCAATGGCGGGGGGGCCCAATGCTCAGCGGGCGGTACAATTGTTACCGGCCTTGGTGGCGGTGAGTCGCAAACCAGAAATTCGATTATGTCAAGTGCAGCAGCCTTCTATCGGACAACCAGATATTACAGTATTGGAACAAGCATCAAAATTTTTAGGCCGCCGCCTGAATGTGCCGGTGATTCAAATGCCGATTTGTTCAAGTTCGGTAGCCGATGCTTTGATCGATTTAGCTCAAAAAAATCAATGTGATGTGGTAGTTTTGGGTGCGAGTCGAGAAGGAATGCTTCAACAGACAATCAAAGGCAATATTCCCGAAGAAATTGCCCGAAGTTGCAATTGTACGGTTATGTTAGTTAGAAGTGCAGCGGCCTAG
- a CDS encoding tetratricopeptide repeat protein, with amino-acid sequence MSKIAFLVVSLMAGAGLCFPGLVNAKTSREPLTQPSFNFSLQARRQNISALLAEAEILVTQGEVKRAIAIFAEAELLSPNQQIPALDWNSLCWYGSLWGQASDVLSACDKAVELEPEAEEFRDSRGLARALTGNIAGAIEDFQAFVNSTEDQDRKIERQGWINMLRQGKNPFTPQQIRLLFRD; translated from the coding sequence ATGAGCAAGATTGCCTTTCTAGTGGTGAGTTTGATGGCCGGTGCCGGTTTATGTTTTCCTGGTTTAGTTAATGCTAAAACCTCCAGAGAACCCCTCACCCAACCTTCTTTTAATTTCTCTCTTCAAGCACGCCGTCAAAATATATCCGCACTACTGGCAGAAGCCGAAATTCTTGTCACTCAAGGAGAAGTGAAACGCGCCATTGCAATTTTTGCCGAAGCCGAACTTCTTAGCCCCAATCAACAAATCCCTGCCCTTGACTGGAACTCACTATGCTGGTATGGCAGTTTGTGGGGTCAAGCATCCGATGTGCTTTCTGCTTGCGATAAAGCTGTTGAACTTGAACCAGAAGCCGAAGAATTCCGCGACAGTCGTGGTTTAGCAAGGGCGCTGACTGGCAATATTGCCGGTGCCATCGAAGACTTTCAAGCTTTTGTCAACTCTACCGAAGATCAAGACCGCAAAATTGAACGTCAAGGCTGGATTAATATGCTGCGCCAAGGTAAAAATCCCTTTACGCCTCAACAAATTAGATTGTTATTTAGAGATTAA
- a CDS encoding allophycocyanin subunit alpha-B, which translates to MSVVSQVILQADDQLRYPSSGELKSMTDFFKTGEQRVRIASTLSESEKKIVEEASKRLWQKRPDFIAPGGNAYGQRQRALCLRDYGWYLRLITYGILAGDKEPIEKIGLIGVKEMYNSLGVPVPGMAESIRCLKDASLALLSKEDAAEAAPYFDFIIQSMS; encoded by the coding sequence ATGAGTGTAGTAAGCCAAGTAATTCTCCAAGCGGATGACCAACTGCGTTATCCCAGCAGCGGAGAACTCAAATCGATGACAGATTTCTTTAAAACAGGCGAGCAGCGCGTACGCATTGCCAGCACTCTGTCAGAAAGCGAAAAGAAAATTGTGGAAGAAGCAAGTAAACGACTCTGGCAGAAACGCCCTGATTTTATTGCCCCCGGCGGAAACGCTTACGGCCAACGTCAGCGGGCGCTCTGCTTGAGGGATTATGGCTGGTATCTCCGCCTAATTACTTATGGAATCTTGGCCGGTGACAAAGAGCCCATTGAAAAAATTGGCTTAATTGGTGTCAAAGAGATGTACAACTCTCTAGGCGTGCCGGTTCCTGGTATGGCGGAGTCCATTCGCTGCCTCAAGGATGCTTCTTTGGCCCTCCTGAGCAAGGAAGATGCAGCCGAAGCAGCCCCCTACTTTGATTTTATTATCCAATCCATGAGCTAA
- the rlmD gene encoding 23S rRNA (uracil(1939)-C(5))-methyltransferase RlmD: protein MINNTWQQGELVEIAITDLTDTGTGVGRFEGRVVFVPDTAPGDRVLARLVRVKPQFADAKLHELLESSEQRTRPGCIVADKCGGCQWQHIDYFYQLAAKRNQVVQALQRIGGIETPPVSEVLASKALGYRNKVSYPFGVSPTGHLQAGYYQKNSHRLVNLNRCPVQDNRLDPLLAEIKQDIQQLGWTIYDENLSKGQLRHLSLRIGRRTGEVLLTLITKSAALPGLDAQAQVWMKRYPQLVGVCLNINPHKTNVIFGEETRVCAGRGYCVEEFAGLQFHLGPDTFFQINTETAEALLNVIVNELHLQGTELLVDAYCGIGTFTLPLARRVRSCIGLEVQPAAILHAKENAKFNGLTNTTFYAGPVEKLLPEMDVSPDIILLDPPRKGCDPAVLETLVKIQPPRIVYISCKPATLARDLKYLCSEGGYSLTRVQPADFFPQTSHVECAAFLTIGD, encoded by the coding sequence ATGATAAACAACACATGGCAACAAGGCGAACTGGTAGAGATTGCTATCACGGATTTAACAGACACCGGCACTGGTGTGGGGCGTTTTGAGGGACGAGTTGTTTTTGTTCCTGATACAGCCCCAGGCGACCGAGTTCTGGCTCGTTTGGTGCGCGTTAAACCTCAATTTGCTGATGCTAAACTCCATGAACTGCTGGAAAGTTCCGAACAGCGTACCCGTCCGGGGTGTATTGTCGCTGATAAATGCGGCGGTTGTCAGTGGCAGCATATTGATTATTTTTACCAGCTTGCCGCTAAACGTAACCAAGTGGTGCAAGCTTTGCAGCGAATTGGGGGTATTGAAACGCCGCCGGTTTCTGAGGTTTTGGCTTCCAAAGCTTTGGGGTATCGCAATAAAGTTAGTTATCCTTTTGGTGTGTCGCCCACCGGCCACCTGCAAGCGGGTTATTACCAAAAAAATAGTCACCGGCTTGTTAATCTCAACCGCTGTCCTGTACAAGATAATCGCTTAGATCCGCTTCTGGCAGAAATTAAACAGGATATTCAACAACTCGGCTGGACGATTTATGATGAAAATCTATCAAAAGGACAATTACGGCATTTATCTCTGCGAATTGGCCGCCGCACCGGCGAAGTTTTGTTAACTTTAATTACAAAATCAGCGGCTTTACCTGGACTAGATGCTCAAGCCCAAGTTTGGATGAAGCGATATCCGCAATTGGTGGGTGTTTGTCTGAATATTAACCCGCATAAAACAAATGTTATTTTTGGTGAAGAAACGAGAGTTTGTGCCGGTCGAGGTTATTGTGTTGAAGAGTTTGCCGGTTTGCAATTTCACCTTGGCCCGGATACGTTTTTTCAAATTAATACCGAAACGGCAGAAGCGCTATTAAATGTGATTGTTAATGAATTGCACTTACAAGGTACTGAGTTGTTAGTTGATGCCTATTGTGGTATTGGCACGTTTACTTTACCTTTAGCACGACGAGTGCGTTCTTGTATTGGTTTAGAAGTTCAACCGGCTGCCATTCTCCACGCTAAAGAAAATGCTAAATTTAATGGTTTGACAAATACCACATTTTATGCAGGGCCAGTGGAAAAGTTATTACCAGAGATGGATGTTTCACCAGATATTATTCTGCTCGATCCGCCGCGTAAAGGTTGCGATCCAGCAGTGTTAGAAACTTTGGTCAAAATTCAACCACCGCGAATTGTATATATTAGTTGCAAACCGGCAACTCTAGCACGGGATTTGAAATATTTGTGCAGCGAGGGAGGCTATAGCTTAACAAGAGTGCAACCGGCTGATTTTTTCCCGCAGACTTCTCATGTTGAGTGTGCAGCATTTTTGACGATTGGCGATTAA
- a CDS encoding M10 family metallopeptidase, which yields MTITFVLPPIEAPIPEDFFDADFYRIANPDLAGFSEEEAFNHFDEYGLAEGRRFSPVIDLNFYRANNSDLQEASNRDLLTHLNGFGLREGRSPSPFFDFNYYRSKNPDLVEAGFTNEQLFSHYLNNGIFEGRNASPFFDLDYYRLNNPDVATAGLNNKQILEQYIVYGTLEGRRASLIFDPSYYLGTNRDLVGLGYNFQEAFQHYVTIGQFQGRQPSLFYDQEAIDALIYPPTITTTSETVDGETVETTTIEQAKWDVPKGGTLTYSFVTTASSFLYAGTESAVGEVSDPIKQNVRQIMQRYQEVLPFNIVEVPDRPPSVGQIRIMFSEGSGNANFYAYAYIPGEEIGGDIHLSRNYESNSDQAFSSGPGTFGYESLVHEIGHALGLKHPNNYTGLPSEQLPNEATDVGPFLSFPKDNNSNTVMSYNFGGAGASSPMPYDVRALQILYGSTGTVNNGDTVHQFNSNTFLGIKQTLWDSGGIDALDFARLPTTESYYFDMNEGGRLTTTSALNGATYIAYGDPSGATYPADLFATIIGYGVTIENLYASPTNDIVLGNNQSNIILGLGGADRLTGARRADLLTGGPGVDTFIYSPGDGGLNVWDADVITDFTLGEDTIGLSSGLTIQRIRFLADGADTLIQIIDSGEFLTRLQGIQPATLTANDFTLA from the coding sequence ATGACTATAACATTTGTTTTGCCCCCCATTGAAGCCCCAATTCCTGAAGATTTTTTTGATGCAGATTTCTATCGAATTGCTAATCCAGATTTGGCCGGTTTCAGTGAGGAAGAGGCTTTTAATCATTTTGACGAATACGGTTTAGCCGAAGGTCGCCGGTTTTCGCCTGTAATAGATTTGAATTTTTACCGCGCCAACAATTCCGACTTACAAGAAGCTAGTAACCGCGATTTACTCACCCATCTAAATGGATTTGGCCTCCGAGAAGGCCGCAGTCCTTCGCCTTTTTTTGATTTTAATTATTACCGCAGTAAAAATCCTGATTTAGTGGAGGCCGGTTTTACCAATGAACAGCTTTTTAGCCACTATCTCAACAATGGCATTTTTGAAGGACGCAATGCTTCCCCGTTTTTTGATTTAGATTACTATCGGCTGAATAATCCAGATGTGGCTACGGCAGGTTTAAACAACAAACAAATTCTCGAACAATACATTGTTTATGGCACCCTAGAAGGCCGTCGCGCTTCCTTGATTTTTGACCCGTCTTACTATCTAGGAACTAACCGCGATTTAGTGGGTTTAGGCTATAACTTCCAAGAAGCTTTTCAACACTATGTCACCATTGGTCAATTCCAGGGAAGACAACCTTCTCTTTTTTACGATCAAGAAGCCATTGATGCCTTAATTTACCCTCCTACTATAACCACAACCTCCGAAACAGTTGATGGCGAAACTGTAGAAACAACTACAATTGAACAAGCCAAATGGGATGTTCCTAAAGGCGGAACTCTTACCTACAGTTTTGTGACAACTGCCAGTTCTTTTTTATACGCCGGCACCGAATCAGCCGTAGGCGAAGTCAGCGATCCTATTAAGCAAAATGTCCGTCAAATCATGCAAAGATATCAGGAAGTTTTGCCGTTTAATATTGTCGAAGTGCCAGATAGACCCCCCAGCGTCGGTCAAATTCGGATTATGTTTTCGGAGGGAAGCGGCAATGCTAATTTCTATGCTTATGCCTACATTCCGGGCGAAGAAATTGGTGGGGATATTCATTTAAGCCGCAATTATGAAAGCAATTCTGATCAAGCTTTTTCTAGCGGCCCTGGTACCTTTGGTTATGAAAGTTTAGTGCATGAAATTGGTCATGCTTTGGGCTTAAAACACCCCAATAATTACACCGGCTTGCCTTCTGAGCAACTCCCCAACGAAGCTACTGATGTGGGGCCGTTTTTATCTTTTCCCAAAGATAACAACAGCAATACAGTAATGAGTTACAATTTTGGCGGTGCCGGTGCGAGTTCCCCCATGCCTTATGATGTTCGCGCTTTGCAAATACTCTACGGCTCCACCGGCACGGTAAATAACGGCGACACGGTTCACCAATTTAATAGCAATACGTTTTTGGGAATTAAACAAACTCTTTGGGATAGTGGCGGTATTGATGCCCTAGATTTTGCCAGATTGCCGACCACAGAAAGCTATTATTTTGATATGAATGAAGGCGGACGGCTGACAACAACCAGTGCTTTAAATGGTGCAACTTATATCGCTTATGGCGATCCCAGTGGCGCAACTTATCCGGCGGATCTTTTTGCCACAATTATTGGTTATGGCGTCACCATTGAAAATCTTTACGCTTCCCCCACCAATGACATTGTTTTAGGCAATAATCAGTCAAATATTATTTTAGGCTTAGGCGGGGCTGACCGCTTAACCGGCGCGAGAAGGGCTGATTTATTGACGGGTGGCCCTGGTGTGGATACGTTTATTTATTCTCCCGGTGATGGGGGTTTAAATGTGTGGGATGCCGATGTAATTACTGATTTCACTTTGGGTGAAGATACTATTGGTTTGAGTAGCGGTTTGACTATTCAAAGAATTCGCTTCTTAGCCGATGGCGCAGATACTTTAATCCAAATTATTGATTCTGGCGAATTTTTGACAAGGTTGCAGGGTATTCAACCGGCCACCCTCACGGCTAATGATTTTACTTTAGCTTAA
- a CDS encoding dienelactone hydrolase family protein, which produces MTDLNFQTEWVSVANNDLHIAAYLAYPQGEGPFPAVVVLQEIFGVNTHIQEVSERFAKQGYVAIAPALYQRLAPDYQTGYTPEDIKQGRYYKELTHADELLSDISASISYLKTRRFVKTHGFGCIGFCFGGHVAYLAATLPEIKATASFYGAGITTWTPGGGQPTINRTAEITGTVYAFFGDQDASIPQTQVNQIEAELQKHHIPHRVFRYANADHGFFCDHRPSYNSTAAADAWLQVVEFFGQVLN; this is translated from the coding sequence ATGACCGACTTAAACTTTCAAACCGAATGGGTAAGCGTTGCAAACAACGATTTACACATAGCAGCTTACCTCGCTTATCCACAAGGTGAAGGCCCCTTTCCGGCAGTTGTAGTATTGCAAGAAATTTTTGGTGTCAATACTCATATTCAAGAAGTCAGCGAACGTTTTGCCAAACAGGGTTATGTGGCAATTGCACCCGCCCTTTATCAGCGTTTGGCCCCTGATTATCAAACCGGCTACACGCCTGAAGATATCAAACAAGGCCGCTATTACAAAGAACTCACCCACGCCGATGAACTTTTGAGCGATATTTCCGCCTCCATCTCTTATCTGAAAACTCGCCGTTTTGTCAAAACTCATGGCTTTGGTTGTATTGGTTTTTGCTTTGGTGGTCATGTTGCTTACCTTGCTGCTACTTTACCGGAAATTAAGGCCACAGCTTCATTTTATGGGGCCGGTATTACTACCTGGACACCCGGAGGCGGTCAACCTACCATCAATCGCACTGCTGAGATTACCGGCACCGTTTATGCTTTTTTTGGCGACCAAGATGCCAGCATCCCCCAAACACAAGTTAACCAAATTGAGGCCGAACTTCAGAAACATCACATCCCCCATCGCGTCTTCCGATACGCTAATGCCGATCACGGATTTTTCTGCGATCACCGGCCTAGTTACAATAGCACCGCCGCCGCCGACGCTTGGCTGCAAGTTGTGGAGTTTTTTGGTCAAGTCTTAAACTGA
- a CDS encoding GntR family transcriptional regulator, translating to MVQFHIQPDSDIPASSQLFNQIRFAIASRQFPPGHRLPSTRALAMQTGLHRNTISKVYRQLEDIGLVDAQAGSGIYVRSLGQESSARLKSPILEQYPNAYKVVQKGLDELLNQGCSLNQARELFLAEIDWRLRCSARVLVTAPSQDIGVGELMAQELEQALRIPVQLVPIEKLEVALDQAHSGTVVTSRYFIGQAEEIAAPKAVRVMAVDIYDYGKEIDLVKNLPKDTCFGIVSLSQGILRAAEVIIHSLRGDDLLIMTAQKSDAYKLNAIVRSARTIICDQVSEIAVKTAIAAAREDLIRPPHLHCCPNYIGLDSINLLKRELGLG from the coding sequence ATGGTTCAGTTTCATATTCAGCCAGATAGTGATATTCCGGCATCCTCGCAGTTATTTAACCAGATTCGGTTTGCCATTGCATCCCGGCAGTTTCCACCAGGACACCGGCTTCCCAGTACGAGAGCGTTGGCCATGCAAACCGGCCTGCACCGCAACACTATCAGTAAAGTGTACCGACAACTCGAAGACATCGGATTAGTGGACGCCCAGGCGGGGTCGGGTATTTATGTTCGTTCCCTGGGGCAAGAAAGTAGCGCTCGCTTAAAATCGCCGATTCTCGAACAATATCCCAATGCTTACAAAGTTGTCCAAAAAGGTTTAGACGAATTGCTTAACCAAGGATGCTCGCTTAATCAAGCTAGAGAGTTATTTTTGGCAGAAATTGACTGGCGTTTGCGTTGTAGTGCGCGGGTATTGGTGACAGCGCCTTCGCAGGATATTGGGGTCGGAGAATTAATGGCCCAGGAATTAGAGCAGGCTTTGCGTATTCCGGTGCAGTTGGTGCCAATAGAAAAGCTAGAGGTAGCATTAGATCAGGCGCATTCGGGTACGGTGGTAACGAGTCGATATTTTATTGGCCAAGCCGAAGAAATTGCGGCACCGAAGGCGGTGCGGGTGATGGCGGTGGATATTTATGATTATGGCAAAGAAATTGATTTAGTGAAAAATTTGCCCAAGGATACTTGCTTTGGCATTGTCAGTTTGAGTCAGGGGATTTTGCGGGCTGCCGAGGTGATTATTCATAGCTTACGAGGCGATGATTTGTTGATAATGACTGCCCAAAAAAGCGATGCTTATAAGTTAAATGCAATAGTGCGGAGCGCCCGAACTATTATTTGCGATCAGGTGTCGGAGATTGCGGTGAAAACGGCAATTGCTGCGGCTAGAGAGGATTTGATTCGTCCGCCGCATCTGCATTGCTGCCCCAATTATATTGGCTTAGATTCGATTAATTTGTTAAAGCGAGAGTTGGGTTTAGGCTAA
- a CDS encoding response regulator, translated as MKTVLVVEDDPINWLVFQKVLTKRGGFAATHTEDVEEVLKIAESGAADIILMDVSLSNSYYQGQPMDGIKITQLLKQNPHTASVPVILVTANAIKGDRETFLEQSGADGYIPKPIIDHQDFVNQIRLKLNQDS; from the coding sequence ATGAAGACTGTGTTAGTTGTGGAAGACGATCCTATAAATTGGCTGGTTTTTCAAAAAGTTCTCACCAAGCGTGGCGGTTTCGCCGCTACGCATACCGAAGATGTCGAAGAAGTCTTAAAAATCGCTGAATCTGGCGCAGCCGATATTATCTTAATGGATGTTTCTTTGAGTAACAGTTACTATCAAGGCCAGCCTATGGATGGTATTAAAATCACCCAACTGCTCAAACAAAATCCCCACACTGCCAGTGTGCCAGTGATTCTTGTCACCGCCAATGCCATCAAAGGAGATCGAGAAACATTCCTCGAACAAAGCGGCGCCGATGGTTATATCCCCAAGCCAATTATAGACCATCAAGATTTTGTCAATCAGATCCGCTTAAAATTAAATCAAGATTCCTAA